One genomic segment of Stenotrophomonas sp. 704A1 includes these proteins:
- a CDS encoding DUF2341 domain-containing protein: MDRLLSRVLLLLAALVALPAAAADANWWQAEWKYRKPITVDAGPQGAGLAGDPGRTPLLLRLHAGNFGFDGTQDAGSDLRFVSGDGRTVLAHQIEQFDPGQNLALVWVDVPAVTAAAPQTIWMYYGNDKAPASGNGQQVFDPDYTLVYHFADANAPARDTTAYGNNAGAVVPAADGTVIGRGIQLGTVPLPLPASASLAQEAGAPLTVSAWIKPGSEAGAQAIYARRDGASELVLGIENRVPFVQLNGQRSTPAQPIPEGQWAHVALTAGGGSLQLYLNGRAVAQLSGELPALTTAPVVGADAPGAAQPLANFQGALDELRISRVARPAALLLADATAQGADSRLVSYGADEQSAGQSHFGFILKAMPFDAWVVVAILGLMMLMSWAIMIAKSRHFGRTSKANAVFTETFGKLSGVPLRTLADLDRQGKAPTTMHEGSLWRIYQVAIDEMQQRHQRDGSSGYLSAATIAAIRASMDAVMVREQEAMARRMNWLSTTIEGAPYVGLFGTVIGIMLVFVVAAMAGAVDINSVAPGMAAALLCTAAGLGVAIPALFGYNWLGARAEAIGADMAVFIDEFAARLAEEQDGRGPAAVQG; this comes from the coding sequence ATGGACCGTTTGCTTTCCCGAGTGTTGCTGCTGCTGGCCGCGCTGGTCGCGTTGCCCGCCGCTGCGGCCGATGCCAATTGGTGGCAGGCCGAATGGAAGTACCGCAAGCCGATCACCGTCGACGCCGGCCCGCAGGGCGCCGGCCTGGCCGGTGACCCCGGGCGTACGCCGCTGCTGCTGCGGCTGCACGCCGGCAACTTCGGCTTCGACGGCACCCAGGATGCGGGCAGCGACCTGCGTTTCGTCTCAGGCGATGGCCGCACCGTGCTGGCCCATCAGATCGAACAGTTCGACCCGGGCCAGAACCTGGCCCTGGTCTGGGTGGATGTGCCGGCGGTCACCGCCGCAGCACCGCAGACGATCTGGATGTACTACGGCAACGACAAGGCGCCGGCCAGCGGCAACGGCCAGCAGGTGTTCGATCCGGACTACACCCTCGTCTACCACTTCGCCGACGCCAACGCGCCGGCCCGCGATACCACCGCCTATGGCAACAACGCCGGCGCGGTGGTGCCTGCAGCGGATGGCACGGTGATCGGGCGTGGCATCCAGCTGGGCACGGTGCCGCTGCCGCTGCCGGCCAGTGCGTCGCTGGCACAGGAGGCGGGCGCGCCGTTGACGGTGTCGGCATGGATCAAGCCCGGCAGCGAGGCCGGCGCGCAGGCGATCTACGCCCGTCGTGACGGGGCATCCGAGCTGGTGCTGGGCATCGAGAACCGTGTGCCGTTCGTGCAGCTCAACGGTCAGCGCAGCACGCCGGCACAGCCGATTCCGGAAGGGCAGTGGGCGCATGTCGCGCTGACCGCTGGCGGTGGTTCGTTGCAGCTGTACCTCAATGGCCGCGCGGTCGCGCAGTTGAGTGGCGAACTGCCGGCGCTGACCACGGCGCCCGTGGTCGGCGCCGACGCACCGGGTGCGGCACAGCCGCTGGCCAACTTCCAGGGTGCGCTGGACGAACTGCGCATCTCGCGGGTTGCCCGCCCGGCTGCGCTGCTGCTGGCCGATGCCACGGCCCAGGGCGCCGATTCGCGCCTGGTCAGCTACGGTGCCGACGAGCAGTCGGCAGGGCAGAGCCACTTCGGCTTCATCCTCAAGGCGATGCCGTTCGACGCCTGGGTGGTGGTCGCCATTCTTGGCCTGATGATGCTGATGTCGTGGGCGATCATGATCGCCAAGAGCCGTCACTTCGGCCGCACCAGCAAGGCCAATGCGGTGTTCACCGAAACCTTCGGCAAGCTGTCCGGCGTGCCGCTGCGCACGCTGGCCGACCTGGACCGGCAAGGCAAGGCGCCGACCACGATGCACGAGGGTTCGCTGTGGCGCATCTACCAGGTGGCCATCGACGAGATGCAGCAGCGCCATCAGCGCGATGGCAGCAGCGGCTACCTGAGCGCGGCCACCATCGCCGCGATCCGCGCCTCGATGGATGCGGTGATGGTGCGCGAACAGGAAGCGATGGCGCGGCGCATGAACTGGCTGTCCACCACCATCGAGGGTGCTCCCTATGTGGGGCTGTTCGGTACGGTGATCGGCATCATGCTGGTGTTTGTGGTGGCGGCGATGGCCGGCGCGGTGGACATCAATTCGGTGGCGCCGGGCATGGCCGCCGCACTGCTGTGTACCGCCGCCGGTCTGGGCGTCGCGATCCCGGCACTGTTCGGCTACAACTGGCTGGGCGCGCGCGCCGAGGCCATCGGTGCCGACATGGCGGTGTTCATCGACGAGTTCGCTGCGCGCCTGGCCGAAGAGCAGGACGGGCGCGGCCCGGCTGCGGTGCAGGGCTGA
- a CDS encoding ShlB/FhaC/HecB family hemolysin secretion/activation protein, whose amino-acid sequence MTPVQCRADRLPLRLHPLLLALAASPLPGWAQDAAPKPAPTVNINEYIVRGNTVLDARQIERAVEPFLGPGRTLADVEKARDAVNALYQQAGYQSVYVELPEQQVSGGVVLLKVQQTPIGQLRVVGARQTSPERIRERVPALAQGTVPDFNQAQKELTALNEGGRRQVMPLVREGEVPGTMDVDLQVEEKSPWRASAALNNDHSADTEKLRLSASLAYDNLWRRGHSATLGVFLAPEDTDQAKVLSASYTMPFEGTPWSLEASGYTSDSRVLNAGGQGGVGSGTNVIGNGHSVGLRLNYRLAGSSHWWRQLSLGVDFKDTEEDTQVGEDSLKTPLKYAPITLAFVGVRQGEHDQLSISSQLVAGTRRLFGYGSDSTDFGQKRYWADPSFVAFKADVSNTHTFGNDWQWYARGSLQVTDAPLVSAEQFAAGGMYTVRGYLSAEAIGDYGGLANLEWRSPAWSLWSGTDLRLYSFADAAYLRLRQPLPEQRDKYNLASVGLGAQLRLGEHLQLRLDYAWPYADGPVTRKDDPRLHFNISTSY is encoded by the coding sequence ATGACTCCAGTCCAGTGCCGTGCCGACCGCCTCCCGCTGCGCTTGCATCCGTTGCTGCTGGCGCTTGCCGCTTCGCCCCTGCCGGGGTGGGCGCAGGACGCGGCGCCGAAGCCGGCGCCCACGGTGAACATCAATGAGTACATCGTGCGCGGCAACACCGTGCTCGATGCGCGCCAGATCGAACGCGCGGTGGAACCGTTCCTCGGTCCGGGCAGGACCCTGGCCGACGTGGAGAAGGCGCGCGATGCGGTCAATGCGCTCTACCAGCAGGCGGGCTACCAGTCGGTCTACGTGGAACTGCCCGAACAGCAGGTCAGCGGCGGCGTCGTGCTGCTGAAGGTGCAGCAGACGCCGATCGGGCAGCTGCGCGTGGTGGGCGCCCGCCAGACCTCGCCGGAGCGCATCCGCGAACGCGTGCCGGCGCTGGCGCAGGGCACGGTGCCGGATTTCAACCAGGCGCAGAAGGAACTGACCGCACTGAACGAAGGCGGTCGCCGCCAGGTGATGCCGCTGGTCCGCGAGGGCGAAGTGCCCGGCACCATGGATGTCGACCTGCAGGTGGAAGAGAAGTCGCCGTGGCGGGCCAGCGCAGCGCTGAACAACGACCACAGCGCCGACACCGAGAAGCTGCGCCTGAGCGCGTCGCTGGCGTACGACAATCTGTGGCGGCGCGGCCACAGCGCGACCCTCGGCGTGTTTCTCGCGCCAGAGGACACCGACCAGGCCAAGGTGCTGTCCGCGTCGTACACGATGCCCTTCGAAGGCACGCCATGGAGCCTGGAAGCCTCCGGCTACACCTCCGACAGCCGCGTGTTGAATGCCGGTGGGCAGGGCGGCGTCGGCTCGGGTACCAACGTGATCGGCAACGGCCATTCGGTCGGCCTCCGGCTCAACTACCGGTTGGCCGGCAGCAGCCACTGGTGGCGCCAGCTCAGCCTCGGCGTGGACTTCAAGGACACCGAGGAGGACACCCAGGTCGGCGAGGACAGCCTGAAGACACCGCTGAAGTACGCGCCGATCACCCTGGCCTTCGTCGGTGTGCGCCAGGGCGAGCATGACCAGCTGAGCATCAGCAGCCAGCTGGTGGCCGGTACCCGCCGCCTGTTCGGCTATGGCAGCGACAGCACCGACTTCGGCCAGAAGCGCTACTGGGCCGACCCGAGCTTCGTGGCCTTCAAGGCCGACGTGTCCAATACCCATACCTTCGGCAATGACTGGCAGTGGTATGCGCGTGGCTCGCTGCAGGTCACCGATGCGCCGCTGGTGTCGGCCGAGCAGTTCGCCGCCGGTGGCATGTACACCGTGCGCGGCTACCTGTCGGCCGAGGCGATCGGCGACTACGGCGGCCTGGCCAACCTGGAATGGCGCAGCCCTGCCTGGTCGCTGTGGAGCGGCACCGACCTGCGGCTGTACAGCTTCGCCGACGCGGCCTATCTGCGCCTGCGCCAGCCACTGCCCGAGCAGCGCGACAAGTACAACCTGGCCTCGGTCGGCCTCGGCGCGCAGCTGCGCCTGGGCGAACACCTGCAGCTTCGCCTGGACTATGCCTGGCCGTATGCCGATGGCCCGGTGACGCGCAAGGACGACCCGCGCCTGCATTTCAACATCAGCACCAGCTACTGA
- a CDS encoding general secretion pathway protein — MDGRRWDRNRMLTLLAATLLLAVVAYWSVVLSASAPPAAATPVAASATPPPFDATASAPLVRLLSPGAVQTDVVVLGVMAGEHAPLALLAVDGRPAEAFAPGQRLGPSTVLSSIRADAVELQQAGQTRALPVPTLPALPTDGIVPAAALGRH; from the coding sequence ATGGATGGCAGGCGCTGGGACCGCAACCGCATGTTGACCCTGCTCGCGGCGACGCTGCTGCTGGCGGTCGTCGCCTATTGGAGCGTGGTCCTGTCCGCGTCGGCACCGCCGGCCGCGGCCACCCCGGTGGCGGCCAGCGCCACGCCGCCGCCGTTCGATGCCACGGCCAGTGCGCCGCTGGTGCGCCTGCTGTCACCGGGCGCGGTACAGACCGACGTGGTGGTGCTGGGGGTAATGGCCGGCGAACACGCGCCGCTGGCGCTGCTGGCGGTGGACGGACGCCCGGCCGAGGCCTTTGCGCCGGGGCAGCGCCTGGGCCCTTCCACGGTGCTGTCCAGCATCCGCGCCGACGCGGTGGAACTGCAGCAGGCCGGTCAGACACGCGCGTTGCCGGTGCCCACGCTGCCTGCGTTGCCGACCGATGGCATCGTGCCCGCAGCGGCGCTGGGGCGGCACTGA
- the gspH gene encoding type II secretion system minor pseudopilin GspH, with amino-acid sequence MQRAPRGFTLIELMVVLVIIGICTAGIGLGLGSLLDPARQLRQEAEQLAQRLQVARDEARIDGRPLRWQADAEGYRFSRREGSRWVDLHRDDLLRPQHWRAAGITVQPRAAIELSPEWIGVPWELALSLDGRQLRLRDDGSGQLQVVQ; translated from the coding sequence ATGCAGCGCGCCCCGCGTGGCTTCACCCTGATCGAACTGATGGTGGTGCTGGTCATCATCGGCATCTGCACGGCCGGCATCGGGCTGGGCCTGGGCAGCCTGCTCGACCCGGCCCGGCAGCTGCGCCAGGAGGCGGAGCAGCTGGCCCAGCGCCTGCAGGTGGCGCGTGACGAAGCGCGCATCGATGGCCGCCCGCTGCGCTGGCAGGCCGATGCCGAGGGCTACCGTTTCAGCCGCCGCGAAGGCAGCCGATGGGTGGACCTGCACCGCGACGATCTGCTGCGTCCGCAGCACTGGCGCGCCGCCGGCATCACCGTCCAGCCCCGTGCGGCGATCGAACTGAGCCCGGAGTGGATCGGCGTGCCCTGGGAACTGGCGCTGTCGCTGGACGGCCGCCAGCTGCGTCTTCGTGATGATGGCAGCGGACAGTTGCAGGTCGTGCAGTGA
- the gspI gene encoding type II secretion system minor pseudopilin GspI, with the protein MKQNAQGFTLIEVLIALAIVSIALAAVMRSVAVATDDQSRLRDRRLALLCAQDRWQELRLAAQPPATARVPCVQGRTRFLVQQQLGTGADGQPQLDLSVVADDAPAQLLSRLQVPWTPAP; encoded by the coding sequence GTGAAGCAGAACGCGCAGGGGTTCACCCTGATCGAGGTGCTGATCGCCCTGGCGATCGTCTCGATCGCATTGGCGGCGGTGATGCGCTCGGTGGCCGTGGCCACTGATGACCAGTCACGCCTGCGCGACCGGCGCCTGGCGCTGCTGTGCGCGCAGGACCGTTGGCAGGAACTGCGGCTGGCCGCGCAGCCGCCGGCAACCGCGCGCGTGCCGTGTGTGCAGGGGCGGACCCGCTTCCTGGTGCAGCAGCAGCTGGGCACCGGCGCCGACGGACAGCCACAGCTGGACCTGAGCGTGGTGGCCGACGATGCACCGGCACAGCTGCTGTCGCGCCTGCAGGTGCCGTGGACACCCGCCCCATGA
- a CDS encoding PulJ/GspJ family protein, with product MRRAAAGFTLIEVMIAITIMGVLAVICWRALDSVANSDQRLRRADAETTAALRVLQQFQRDIELRADDALMNGAVRPADQPQRLLPPSLVSERRPDGSFALEITRSVGSDGLHWQRVRWWRQGSTLWRASGAPSDRYPLPAPVPARGLAVARDVQRFEVRAWQPGTGWAVLPGAGEVLPATGLELRLGLRDPRGPLSYRRVLEL from the coding sequence ATGAGGCGCGCCGCCGCGGGGTTCACCCTCATCGAAGTGATGATCGCCATCACCATCATGGGCGTGCTGGCGGTGATCTGCTGGCGTGCGCTGGACAGCGTGGCCAACAGTGACCAGCGGCTGCGCCGCGCCGACGCCGAGACCACCGCCGCGCTGCGTGTACTGCAGCAGTTCCAGCGCGACATCGAACTGCGCGCGGACGACGCGCTGATGAATGGCGCGGTGCGACCGGCCGACCAGCCGCAGCGGCTGCTGCCGCCGTCACTGGTCAGCGAGCGGCGGCCCGATGGCAGCTTCGCGCTGGAGATCACCCGCAGCGTTGGCAGTGACGGCCTGCACTGGCAGCGGGTGCGCTGGTGGCGGCAGGGCAGCACGCTGTGGCGGGCCAGTGGTGCGCCATCGGACCGCTATCCGCTGCCGGCACCGGTACCGGCGCGCGGGCTGGCGGTCGCGCGCGATGTGCAGCGCTTCGAGGTCCGCGCCTGGCAGCCCGGGACCGGCTGGGCCGTGTTGCCCGGTGCGGGCGAGGTATTGCCGGCGACCGGGCTGGAGCTGCGGCTGGGACTGCGTGACCCGCGCGGGCCGTTGAGCTACCGCCGCGTGCTGGAGTTGTAG